From Homalodisca vitripennis isolate AUS2020 chromosome 1, UT_GWSS_2.1, whole genome shotgun sequence, the proteins below share one genomic window:
- the LOC124352910 gene encoding uncharacterized protein LOC124352910 — MKVTLLLALVCACVVAVLGSVNPHASTYRPPRVKRDDGGWAVGADTTRNGGTVVRVDSNKKWDVTNDGRVQAEVHGHWERTYGGPNNGQRDRGVGGSIGGSWGK; from the coding sequence ATGAAAGTCACTCTACTCCTTGCGCTGGTGTGTGCGTGTGTAGTGGCTGTGTTGGGTAGTGTCAACCCGCATGCCTCGACTTACCGCCCACCAAGGGTCAAGAGGGATGATGGCGGCTGGGCGGTGGGGGCAGACACCACGAGGAACGGCGGCACTGTGGTGCGGGTTGACAGTAACAAGAAATGGGACGTCACAAATGACGGTAGGGTACAAGCGGAGGTTCACGGCCACTGGGAGAGGACTTACGGAGGCCCCAACAACGGCCAGAGAGACCGCGGTGTTGGCGGCAGCATCGGTGGATCTTGGggcaaataa
- the LOC124352911 gene encoding uncharacterized protein LOC124352911, translated as MKVTLLVLLVCACAAATLALPSSNRQPRSPQPEEKNKDGGWAVGADTTRNGGTVVRAEGNKKWDVTNDGRVQAEVHGHWERTYGGPQQRPERPRRGRQHRGILGQMIPLIISLRFYSF; from the coding sequence ATGAAAGTCACCCTGCTCGTTTTGTTGGTGTGTGCGTGTGCAGCAGCCACCCTCGCCCTACCTTCTTCGAATCGTCAACCACGGTCCCCCCAGCCAGAGGAGAAGAACAAGGACGGTGGCTGGGCAGTAGGGGCAGACACCACAAGGAACGGCGGCACTGTGGTGCGAGCTGAGGGGAACAAGAAATGGGACGTCACAAATGACGGTAGGGTACAAGCGGAGGTTCACGGCCACTGGGAGAGGACTTACGGAGGGCCCCAACAACGGCCAGAGAGACCGCGGCGTGGGCGGCAGCATCGGGGGATCCTGGGGCAAATGATTCCTCTGATTATTTCACTCCGATTTTATTCATTTTGA